TCCTTCAGCTAAAGATTTCACTCTTCCATGATATAAATATCTTCCTCTGTCGAACACTAATTTTTTTATTTTCAATTTTACAGCTCGACCTCCTAGCAATTTACCTACTTCGCTAGATAATTCCATTTTTGTTTTTTTAGAATGATGGAATATTTTTTCTCTTGATGATGATGA
This genomic window from Blattabacterium cuenoti contains:
- the rplR gene encoding 50S ribosomal protein L18, with protein sequence MRKEKSKKIFGKSERPRISVFRSNKGIYAQIINDETGRTLVSSSSREKIFHHSKKTKMELSSEVGKLLGGRAVKLKIKKLVFDRGRYLYHGRVKSLAEGIRKSGLKF